Proteins from a genomic interval of Gadus macrocephalus chromosome 2, ASM3116895v1:
- the atxn7l3a gene encoding ataxin-7-like protein 3, with product MKMEEKSLSGLNDTKLEALVDEIYCDLVEDACLGLSFEVHRAVKQGHFFLDDTDQESMKEFEIVDQPGVDVFGQVYNQWKNKECECPNCKRCIAASRFAPHLEKCLGMGRNSSRIANRRLANNNNLNKSESDQEDNDDLNDNDWSYGAEKKAKKRKGEKLQNSPRRSKSVKHKNGELSGSTNAEPYKYSYSVGINYETLGPQELRSLLTTQCGVISEHTKKMCTRSQRCPQHTDQQRRTVRVFLLGPSGLPSLASVDAVAGGNGYDVAGGGQALMSRLQWEDSSENSVSSNSSGPNPTDPRRPKKKRPSSTAYGGGGGGGGGMGDPAAAQRGGGGGPTGAGGSGSASASSSSASGTSQGNLGFSNKNKRPKQLPTASMASLYDEFN from the exons ATGAAAATGGAGGAGAAATCCCTGTCAGGCCTGAACGACACCAAACTAGAG GCCTTAGTGGATGAGATCTACTGTGACCTGGTGGAAGACGCGTGTTTGGGCCTGTCCTTTGAAGTCCACCGTGCTGTGAAACAGGGGCACTTCTTCCTGGACGACACGGACCAAGAGAGCATGAAGGAATTCG AAATCGTGGACCAGCCGGGCGTGGACGTATTCGGCCAGGTGTACAACCAGTGGAAGAACAAGGAGTGTGAGTGTCCCAACTGCAAGCGGTGCATCGCCGCCTCGCGCTTTGCGCCTCACCTGGAGAAGTGCCTGGGGATGGGCCGGAACAGCAGCCGCATCGCCAACCGCAG GCTAGCGAACAACAACAACTTGAACAAGTCAGAGAGCGATCAGGAAGACAACGATGACCTCAATGACAACGATTGGTCATACGGGGCGGAGAAAAAAG CTAAGAAGAGAAAAGGTGAAAAG CTTCAGAATTCCCCCAGAAGATCCAAATCGGTCAAACACAAAAATG GTGAGCTCAGTGGCAGTACCAATGCAGAGCCCTACAAG TACAGCTACAGTGTGGGTATTAACTACGAAACACTGGGTCCCCAGGAACTGCGCTCTCTGTTGACAACG CAATGCGGGGTGATTTCCGAGCACACCAAAAAGATGTGCACCAG GTCCCAGCGGTGCCCCCAGCACACGGACCAGCAGAGGAGGACAGTCCGGGTGTTCCTCTTGGGGCCCTCAGG GTTACCGTCGCTGGCCAGCGTGGATGCGGTTGCCGGGGGTAACGGCTACGACGTGGCGGGCGGCGGCCAGGCCCTGATGAGTCGCCTGCAGTGGGAGGACTCGTCGGAGAACTCCGTGTCGTCCAACTCGA GCGGTCCCAACCCGACAGACCCCCGGAGGCCCAAGAAGAAGCGTCCGTCCTCCACGGcctacggcggcggcggcggcggcggcggcggcatggGGGACCCGGCGGCGGCCCAGCGGGGGGGAGGCGGCGGTCCGACCGGCGCTGGTGGTAGCGGCAGCGCTAGcgctagcagcagcagcgccagcGGCACCTCTCAGGGTAACCTCGGCTTCTCCAACAAAAACAAGAGGCCGAAGCAGCTGCCGACTGCCTCCATGGCCTCCCTGTACGACGAGTTCAACTAG